The Sorangiineae bacterium MSr11367 genome window below encodes:
- a CDS encoding MerR family transcriptional regulator, producing MTMPGEQEWTIREVAEKTAVTVHTLRYYERIGLLSGVPRSASGHRRYGEAEVRWVVFLRKIHQTGMPIRRMLEYARLLRRGESTVRERRLLLEAHREEVEQRLGELQANLDILKCKIAMYEKMEQETSSGPSPFELRAKAANGS from the coding sequence ATGACGATGCCCGGCGAGCAAGAATGGACCATCCGCGAGGTCGCCGAGAAAACCGCGGTGACGGTGCACACGCTCCGCTACTACGAGCGCATCGGGCTCCTCTCCGGCGTGCCTCGCTCTGCGAGCGGTCACCGTCGCTACGGTGAGGCGGAGGTGCGCTGGGTCGTCTTCTTGCGCAAGATCCATCAGACGGGTATGCCCATCCGGCGCATGCTCGAATACGCACGTCTTCTGCGCCGTGGCGAATCCACGGTGCGCGAGCGAAGGCTCCTTTTGGAAGCGCACCGCGAAGAGGTCGAGCAGCGGCTCGGCGAGCTGCAGGCGAACCTCGACATTCTCAAGTGCAAGATCGCGATGTACGAGAAGATGGAGCAAGAGACCTCCAGCGGCCCGTCACCCTTCGAGTTGCGCGCCAAGGCGGCAAACGGCAGCTAG
- a CDS encoding S8 family serine peptidase: protein MADDAYDLNGHADLPDGRIAFENNPTSQTGVQGGHGFLNSHIVGGFNNGTGSAFTDANGFHYGLGIAPYARVGITAIFGNGTSTSTAWENTAYGQGARLSTNSWGYTGTAARKYDVNAQEYDVIVRDAQSSVAGLQQYTVVFAAGNSGSGANTVSSPSTAKNVITVGASENVRPSATDGCAIAASGADSADDIISFSSRGPVNSAGGDGRIKPDIVAPGTHVIAGVPQSNYDGSSVCDKYFPAGQTLYGWSSGTSHSTPGIAGAATLVYQDFLNKGRPAPSPAIVKAYLLNSATRMAGVGANDTLPSNNQGWGRVNLSRAFDSVARILVDQTQVLGATGETYTVTGSIPTSTEPFRVTLAWTDAAGPTTGAPWVNNLDLEVSVGGTTYKGNVFSGGNSTSGGTADGKNNVEGVYLPAGTSGNFTVTVRATNIAGDGVPGNADTTDQDFALVLYNATAGTPTEPTIGVSPSSLSFSGTVGGANPANQNVSITNTGGGTLNWSASDNATWLTVSPTSGTAPSTSGASVDIAGLAAGTYNGTITVAATGASNTPVNVPVTLTLTGGGGGSELVTNGGFEGSASPWTLSGDAYHSTGAYPHGGTGYSILGAYNSAAGSEYQPMAIPSGGAPNLTFWLNVSSSETTTTTQYDKLYVEVLNSSGTVLGTLATFSNLNKAAAGTYTQRGPYSLSAYAGQTVRLQFRATTDSSLVTSFRVDDVSVK, encoded by the coding sequence GTGGCCGACGACGCCTACGACTTGAACGGCCACGCGGATCTTCCCGACGGGCGCATCGCCTTCGAGAACAACCCCACGAGCCAGACCGGCGTGCAGGGAGGCCACGGCTTTCTCAATTCGCACATCGTCGGTGGCTTCAACAACGGCACCGGCAGTGCGTTCACCGATGCGAACGGCTTCCATTATGGCCTCGGCATCGCGCCCTACGCCAGGGTCGGCATCACCGCGATCTTCGGCAACGGCACCTCCACGTCCACCGCATGGGAAAACACCGCCTATGGCCAAGGTGCGCGCCTTTCGACCAATTCGTGGGGCTACACCGGCACGGCCGCGCGCAAGTACGACGTCAATGCGCAGGAGTACGACGTCATCGTGCGCGACGCGCAGTCGAGCGTGGCCGGCTTGCAGCAGTACACCGTGGTCTTCGCCGCCGGCAACAGCGGCTCGGGGGCCAACACCGTCTCCAGCCCATCGACGGCGAAGAACGTCATCACCGTCGGTGCGAGTGAGAACGTCCGCCCCTCCGCCACCGATGGTTGCGCCATCGCGGCCTCGGGCGCGGACAGCGCCGACGACATCATCAGCTTCTCCTCGCGCGGGCCGGTGAACAGCGCCGGAGGCGACGGCCGCATCAAGCCGGACATCGTCGCGCCGGGCACCCACGTCATCGCGGGCGTTCCGCAGTCGAACTACGACGGCAGCTCCGTTTGCGACAAGTACTTCCCCGCCGGGCAGACCCTCTACGGATGGTCGAGCGGCACCTCGCACTCCACGCCGGGCATTGCCGGCGCGGCCACGCTCGTCTACCAGGACTTCTTGAACAAGGGCCGACCCGCACCGTCGCCCGCCATCGTGAAAGCGTATCTCCTCAACAGCGCCACGCGCATGGCCGGCGTCGGCGCGAACGACACCTTGCCCTCGAACAACCAGGGCTGGGGCCGGGTCAACTTGAGCCGCGCCTTCGACAGCGTCGCGCGCATCCTCGTCGATCAGACGCAGGTGCTCGGTGCCACCGGCGAGACGTACACCGTCACCGGTTCCATCCCCACCTCGACGGAACCCTTCCGCGTCACCCTCGCATGGACCGACGCCGCAGGGCCCACCACCGGTGCGCCCTGGGTCAACAACTTGGACCTCGAGGTCAGCGTCGGCGGCACCACCTACAAGGGCAACGTCTTCAGCGGCGGCAACTCCACCTCGGGTGGCACCGCCGATGGGAAAAACAACGTCGAGGGCGTGTACCTGCCCGCCGGCACGTCGGGCAACTTCACCGTCACCGTGCGCGCCACGAACATCGCCGGCGACGGCGTCCCCGGCAACGCCGACACCACGGACCAAGATTTCGCGTTGGTCCTCTACAATGCCACGGCGGGCACACCCACCGAGCCGACCATCGGCGTCAGCCCCTCGAGCCTCTCGTTCTCCGGCACCGTGGGCGGGGCGAACCCGGCCAATCAGAACGTGTCCATCACCAACACGGGCGGCGGCACCCTGAATTGGAGCGCGTCGGACAACGCCACGTGGCTCACCGTCTCGCCCACCTCCGGCACGGCGCCTTCCACATCGGGCGCCTCCGTCGACATCGCGGGCCTCGCCGCGGGAACCTACAACGGGACCATCACCGTCGCCGCCACCGGTGCCAGCAACACGCCGGTGAACGTGCCCGTGACCCTCACGCTCACCGGCGGTGGAGGAGGCAGTGAGCTCGTCACCAACGGCGGCTTCGAAGGAAGCGCGAGCCCGTGGACGCTTTCCGGCGATGCGTACCACTCCACCGGCGCCTACCCGCACGGAGGCACGGGGTACAGCATCCTCGGCGCCTACAACTCGGCGGCCGGCAGCGAATACCAGCCGATGGCCATCCCGAGCGGCGGTGCGCCGAACCTCACGTTCTGGCTCAATGTGAGCTCGTCCGAGACGACGACCACGACCCAGTACGACAAGTTGTACGTCGAGGTCCTCAACTCCTCGGGCACCGTGCTCGGGACCTTGGCCACCTTCAGCAACCTCAATAAGGCCGCCGCAGGCACCTACACGCAGCGCGGACCGTACAGCCTTTCGGCGTACGCGGGCCAAACGGTACGGCTGCAGTTCCGCGCCACCACCGATTCGTCGTTGGTGACCTCGTTCCGCGTAGATGACGTCTCCGTGAAGTAA
- a CDS encoding aldo/keto reductase has translation MANQTTKTRKLGKFDVSALGLGCMGMSEFYGASDEVESIATIHRALELGVTLLDTADAYGPHTNEVLVGRAIKDRRDKVFLATKCGIVRDPKNPNVRGINGRPEYIRQSCDASLKRLGVDLVDLYQLHRVDPEVPIEESVGAMADLVKAGKVRGIGLSEATAQTLRRAHEVHPITSIQSEYSLWTRDPEEDEILAVCKELGIGFLAYSPLGRGFLTGQFKRFEDFEADDYRRFNPRFQGDNFQKNLDLVTQIEGLAHKKGCTASQLALAWVLSRGEFIVPIPGTKRRKYLEQNVAALEVTVTAEDLETLDAVFPPSAVSGERYAPHMMATLRG, from the coding sequence ATGGCGAATCAAACCACGAAGACGCGGAAGCTGGGCAAGTTCGATGTGTCGGCCCTCGGATTGGGTTGCATGGGCATGAGCGAATTTTACGGCGCCAGCGATGAGGTGGAGTCGATTGCCACGATCCATCGCGCGCTCGAGCTCGGCGTGACGTTGCTCGACACGGCGGATGCATATGGCCCGCACACCAACGAGGTGCTCGTCGGACGTGCCATCAAGGACCGGCGGGACAAGGTGTTTCTCGCCACCAAGTGCGGCATCGTCCGCGATCCGAAGAATCCGAACGTGCGCGGGATCAATGGGCGGCCGGAGTACATCCGGCAATCGTGCGACGCGAGCCTGAAGCGCCTCGGCGTCGACCTCGTCGATCTGTACCAGTTGCATCGGGTCGACCCGGAGGTGCCCATCGAGGAGAGCGTCGGGGCGATGGCCGATCTCGTGAAGGCCGGCAAGGTGCGCGGCATCGGGCTCTCGGAGGCGACCGCGCAGACGCTTCGGCGCGCGCACGAGGTGCATCCCATCACCTCGATTCAAAGCGAGTACTCGCTCTGGACGCGCGACCCCGAGGAGGACGAGATACTTGCAGTCTGCAAGGAGCTCGGCATCGGCTTTCTCGCCTACAGCCCGCTCGGGCGCGGTTTCTTGACCGGGCAGTTCAAGCGCTTCGAGGACTTCGAGGCCGACGACTACCGCCGCTTCAACCCGCGCTTCCAGGGCGACAACTTCCAGAAGAACCTCGACCTGGTCACGCAGATTGAAGGCCTCGCCCACAAGAAGGGGTGCACGGCCTCGCAGCTCGCGCTCGCCTGGGTGCTCTCGCGCGGCGAATTCATCGTGCCCATTCCGGGGACGAAGCGGCGCAAGTACCTCGAGCAAAACGTGGCCGCGCTCGAGGTCACCGTCACGGCGGAGGACCTGGAGACCCTCGACGCCGTGTTTCCGCCCAGCGCCGTCTCAGGCGAGCGCTATGCTCCGCACATGATGGCCACCTTGCGAGGTTGA
- a CDS encoding Ig-like domain repeat protein has protein sequence MLRWLIGIIVGFGLWLIAGTAGAQEPPPLTCPQPLSGQIDSPGDPKQTNRINQGVAATTCEGQVPAPGIIQGQFGYDKYTFKNRAPGADACMVITLKATGDVNSGRGLSAVAYVDSFDPANIATNFIGHTGNIASPGTNPNTNTRIFRVKVPALKDFVVVVNEVFDGGGGTYDLLVEGCGRILISEISPNFGPSAGGTEVTIKGAGFRPESTVTFGGVLGTNLQFVSEFEIRVTTPAYTGGGTSPHAVDVAVTAGPGDPVVKPNGFTYYDKANTVLTLTPSPAIIVYGQGPSLIGAITPAKNPNAPTGSITFLEGTRVLGGGQINPANSTGRIVIGAASVGTHEYKATYVGDAFYNPAESAIATLIVNRSPTTTTLTSSQNPSGPGDEVTFTAIVRGPYATNTTGTVTFNEDGTDLPPVTMVNGRASVPRTYAAVGQHTITARYSGDENFLPTPDPTPGRPLPTVIQNVTATAPDITITPTPADVTYGQDVTLNIKVATRAGASAPTGTIQLNIDDQNVGAAVPLNAGEVTFPARKLLGGTHIIKAVYSGDPNYTAGTATLPFEVKPAPTTTTVVSSKPGSAVGEAVTFTATISSNVQNGVALTGTVQFMDGEEKIGLPVTLAAGAAKVEGVKLPQGTRKVTAVYSGDTNYATSTSPSIDQVVGGGGVDGGTDSGKPDAGTDSGTVKPDASGVDSGSGGNGGNASTEGGGCDCNTTGTPASGLMALLGGLGFALMLVRRRRA, from the coding sequence ATGCTTAGGTGGTTAATTGGTATAATAGTGGGTTTCGGTCTCTGGCTCATTGCCGGGACCGCTGGGGCGCAAGAACCGCCTCCTCTAACTTGCCCGCAGCCGCTCTCTGGACAGATCGATTCGCCGGGTGACCCGAAGCAGACGAACCGCATCAATCAGGGCGTCGCTGCAACTACGTGCGAAGGCCAAGTGCCAGCTCCCGGAATCATTCAGGGGCAGTTCGGTTACGACAAGTACACCTTCAAGAATCGGGCGCCGGGCGCCGACGCCTGCATGGTGATCACGCTCAAGGCGACGGGCGATGTCAATTCGGGCCGTGGATTGTCCGCTGTGGCATACGTCGATTCGTTCGACCCAGCGAACATCGCTACGAACTTCATTGGTCACACCGGCAATATTGCGAGCCCGGGCACCAACCCGAATACCAACACCCGTATTTTTCGCGTAAAGGTGCCCGCACTGAAAGACTTCGTGGTCGTAGTGAACGAAGTGTTTGATGGCGGCGGTGGCACGTACGACCTGTTGGTCGAAGGCTGCGGCAGGATCCTCATCAGTGAGATCTCCCCGAACTTCGGCCCGTCGGCAGGCGGCACCGAGGTGACCATCAAGGGCGCCGGCTTCAGGCCGGAGTCCACGGTAACCTTTGGCGGTGTTCTGGGCACGAACCTCCAGTTCGTCAGCGAGTTCGAGATCCGTGTCACGACGCCCGCCTATACCGGTGGTGGCACATCGCCGCACGCGGTCGACGTTGCCGTAACGGCGGGCCCGGGAGATCCCGTGGTGAAGCCGAACGGGTTCACGTACTACGACAAGGCGAACACGGTGCTCACCCTGACGCCGTCACCCGCGATCATTGTCTACGGCCAAGGGCCCAGCCTCATCGGTGCGATCACCCCGGCGAAAAATCCGAATGCACCGACAGGTTCCATTACGTTCCTGGAAGGGACGAGGGTTCTGGGCGGTGGGCAGATCAATCCCGCCAACTCGACGGGCCGAATCGTGATCGGAGCTGCTTCCGTCGGTACGCATGAGTACAAGGCGACTTACGTGGGGGATGCTTTTTACAACCCGGCCGAGTCCGCAATTGCCACGCTCATCGTAAACAGGTCGCCTACGACGACGACACTGACCTCCTCACAAAATCCGTCCGGCCCGGGGGATGAAGTCACGTTCACCGCCATCGTCCGAGGACCCTACGCAACGAATACCACCGGCACGGTGACGTTCAATGAAGATGGCACCGACCTTCCGCCGGTGACGATGGTGAACGGGCGAGCGTCTGTCCCAAGAACTTACGCGGCCGTGGGGCAGCACACCATTACGGCTCGGTATAGCGGGGACGAGAACTTCTTGCCGACGCCAGATCCGACCCCAGGCCGCCCGCTGCCCACGGTGATCCAGAACGTCACGGCGACGGCGCCCGACATCACGATCACGCCCACTCCGGCAGACGTGACGTACGGACAGGATGTCACTTTGAATATCAAAGTGGCCACTCGCGCCGGTGCTTCGGCGCCGACTGGGACCATCCAGCTCAATATCGATGACCAGAACGTTGGTGCGGCTGTTCCCCTCAATGCTGGTGAAGTCACGTTCCCCGCGCGAAAGCTGCTCGGTGGCACGCACATCATCAAGGCGGTCTATAGCGGTGATCCAAACTACACGGCTGGCACCGCCACGCTACCGTTCGAAGTCAAGCCGGCGCCTACGACGACCACTGTGGTGTCCTCAAAGCCCGGATCCGCAGTGGGTGAAGCGGTGACCTTTACGGCTACGATCTCGTCGAACGTGCAAAATGGTGTGGCGCTGACGGGCACCGTTCAATTCATGGACGGCGAAGAGAAGATCGGCCTCCCGGTTACCCTCGCGGCGGGCGCTGCCAAGGTCGAGGGCGTGAAGCTCCCGCAAGGTACGCGCAAGGTTACGGCGGTCTACTCGGGCGACACAAACTACGCGACCTCCACGTCGCCTTCGATCGACCAGGTCGTCGGCGGTGGCGGCGTTGACGGGGGGACCGACTCCGGCAAGCCCGACGCGGGCACCGACAGCGGTACCGTCAAGCCCGACGCCAGCGGCGTCGACTCCGGCTCCGGCGGTAACGGTGGCAACGCCAGCACCGAAGGCGGCGGTTGCGACTGCAACACCACGGGCACCCCGGCCTCTGGCCTGATGGCGCTCCTCGGTGGTCTCGGCTTCGCACTGATGCTCGTGCGTCGCCGTCGCGCGTAG
- a CDS encoding NAD(P)H-dependent oxidoreductase: MSRDIVFVGGSPSSTSRSRFVAGAVAHALQGAGWTARHFSLGDFDAEDVFHGRTSAPKIAAFVDAVKSAAAIVLSTPVYKATYSGALKALVDLIPPDALAGKPALGIATIRLEAHGPEVDHAYRALFAFFQAKAVGSLIVRDDELPPAEGGFALNDAARDRTTGAAKALLAALETG; encoded by the coding sequence ATGAGTCGAGACATCGTCTTCGTAGGCGGCAGTCCGTCGTCCACCTCGCGCTCGCGTTTCGTTGCCGGTGCCGTTGCCCACGCCCTCCAGGGCGCGGGATGGACCGCGCGCCATTTTTCCCTCGGCGACTTCGACGCCGAGGACGTCTTCCACGGCCGCACCAGCGCCCCGAAAATCGCGGCCTTCGTCGATGCCGTGAAGTCGGCCGCGGCCATCGTTCTATCGACGCCAGTCTACAAGGCCACGTACTCCGGCGCGCTCAAAGCGCTGGTCGACCTGATCCCGCCCGATGCTCTCGCGGGCAAACCCGCGCTGGGCATCGCGACGATCCGCTTGGAAGCGCACGGGCCCGAGGTGGACCACGCCTACCGCGCGCTCTTCGCGTTCTTTCAGGCCAAGGCCGTGGGGTCGCTCATCGTGCGTGACGACGAACTTCCCCCTGCCGAGGGCGGCTTCGCCTTGAACGACGCCGCCCGCGATCGCACGACCGGCGCTGCCAAGGCACTTCTTGCCGCCCTCGAGACGGGCTAG
- a CDS encoding Ig-like domain repeat protein produces MLRWLVAAFVAFGLWLTVHAAGAAEPPKICGPVVTGEIEPAPNDPRQTGRITQGFEAGQCGKPVATPRTTQGSYGYEAHTFKNRTEQTCIRVTLTLTSDGGALSAAGYVPSFDPANVTAGFAGGTSNAVVQTTPKQSFSFDAPVLSDFTVVVTETADGAGGKYRLDVAGCGDVLVRQVEPNYGPVRGGTAVTLRGAGFRADAKVAMGGVAATDVVVDDEFTLHATTPAYTGGGASPHAVDVSVTNSDATTTTKAGAFTYYEPQPATIALSADASPSRFGQLVTFTAHVGPDTPQLATGTVEFLRDGTVFGTAILDSKGNAAASLSELDVGRHAIVARYGGDDYHAAQDASANHDVVRADTATALASSKDPASPVEPFTLMATVTPVAPGAGKPAGSVTFKQGTTDLGTVEVDADGRASFTVNPLAVGDYSFTATYAGNASFNASTSLVHVQHVKFTQTSVSVVVSPAGPVAFGTAVSFDAVVIVTGDAIPKGNLTFEDATTTPPTLLGKSVLDAQGRASLKTSTLAAGARSIRVSFEDPDKVFESASSTFVYKINKAPTGVVLTSSKIPGPKNGWVTLTAKVSAVAGGAAVKGNVEFRQDGILLGTVPVGPNGTAVIDSRRLLNSQYTIAAEFKESESFEGSKAQLVLLVGNGGTDAGVDSGYDAGKRDAGQGKPPIYYLDSSDDGCGCHSTGTGAPASGLSLVGASAIALALVRRRRRR; encoded by the coding sequence ATGCTTAGGTGGCTCGTTGCGGCGTTCGTGGCGTTTGGTCTGTGGCTCACTGTGCATGCGGCGGGGGCGGCCGAGCCGCCGAAGATCTGTGGGCCCGTTGTTACGGGCGAGATCGAGCCGGCACCCAATGACCCAAGGCAGACGGGGCGCATTACGCAGGGTTTCGAGGCGGGGCAATGTGGGAAACCGGTCGCGACGCCCCGGACCACGCAGGGGTCGTACGGATACGAGGCGCACACGTTCAAGAATCGCACGGAGCAGACGTGCATTCGTGTGACCCTCACGCTCACCTCGGACGGAGGGGCGCTCTCGGCGGCAGGCTATGTGCCGTCGTTCGATCCGGCGAACGTCACGGCGGGGTTTGCGGGTGGAACCAGCAATGCCGTGGTACAGACGACGCCCAAGCAGAGTTTCTCCTTCGATGCGCCCGTGCTCTCGGACTTCACTGTCGTCGTCACGGAAACGGCGGACGGCGCGGGCGGTAAGTATCGGCTCGACGTCGCGGGTTGCGGCGATGTGCTCGTTCGCCAGGTGGAGCCCAATTATGGGCCCGTGCGCGGTGGCACCGCGGTCACCCTTCGCGGTGCAGGGTTTCGCGCGGATGCGAAGGTCGCCATGGGCGGCGTGGCTGCGACCGACGTGGTCGTCGACGACGAGTTCACGCTGCACGCGACGACGCCGGCGTACACCGGTGGTGGCGCTTCGCCGCACGCGGTGGACGTCTCGGTCACGAACAGCGATGCGACGACCACCACGAAGGCCGGCGCGTTTACCTATTACGAGCCGCAGCCGGCGACCATTGCGCTGTCCGCCGATGCGAGTCCGTCGCGCTTCGGCCAACTCGTCACGTTCACTGCCCACGTTGGGCCCGACACACCGCAGCTCGCCACGGGGACCGTCGAGTTCCTGCGCGATGGCACCGTGTTCGGCACCGCGATCCTCGATTCCAAGGGGAATGCGGCGGCGTCGCTTTCCGAGCTCGATGTCGGGCGACATGCCATCGTCGCGCGCTACGGCGGGGACGATTACCACGCGGCGCAGGATGCCTCCGCAAACCATGACGTCGTTCGTGCCGATACGGCGACGGCGCTCGCCTCGTCGAAGGATCCCGCGTCGCCCGTGGAGCCGTTCACCTTGATGGCCACCGTCACCCCGGTGGCACCGGGCGCGGGAAAGCCTGCGGGCAGCGTCACCTTCAAGCAGGGGACGACGGATCTCGGCACCGTCGAAGTCGACGCCGATGGTCGTGCCAGCTTCACCGTCAACCCGCTTGCAGTGGGGGATTACTCCTTCACGGCGACGTACGCCGGCAATGCATCGTTCAACGCGAGCACCTCCCTCGTGCACGTGCAGCACGTGAAGTTCACGCAGACCAGCGTGTCCGTCGTCGTGTCGCCGGCCGGGCCGGTGGCGTTCGGAACGGCGGTCTCGTTCGACGCGGTCGTCATCGTCACCGGTGACGCCATTCCAAAGGGAAATCTCACCTTCGAGGATGCCACCACGACGCCGCCCACGTTGCTCGGAAAGAGCGTGCTCGATGCGCAGGGGCGTGCGTCGCTGAAGACGTCGACGCTCGCGGCGGGCGCGCGTTCGATCCGCGTCTCGTTCGAAGATCCCGACAAGGTCTTCGAGAGTGCATCCAGCACCTTCGTCTACAAGATCAACAAGGCTCCTACGGGCGTGGTGCTCACGTCGTCGAAGATCCCCGGGCCAAAGAACGGGTGGGTCACCCTTACCGCGAAGGTTTCGGCGGTGGCTGGCGGCGCCGCGGTGAAGGGCAACGTCGAGTTTCGGCAAGATGGCATCTTGCTCGGCACCGTTCCCGTGGGTCCGAATGGCACGGCGGTCATCGATTCGCGGCGGCTTCTCAATAGCCAGTACACCATCGCGGCCGAGTTCAAAGAGAGCGAGTCGTTCGAGGGCAGCAAAGCGCAGCTCGTCCTGCTCGTGGGCAATGGTGGCACGGATGCGGGGGTCGACAGCGGTTACGACGCCGGCAAGCGTGACGCGGGGCAGGGCAAGCCTCCCATCTACTACTTGGACTCTTCCGACGACGGATGCGGATGCCACTCGACCGGTACGGGAGCGCCCGCATCGGGGCTCTCGCTGGTCGGCGCCTCCGCGATCGCATTGGCGCTCGTGCGTCGTCGACGCCGTCGCTGA
- a CDS encoding ABC transporter ATP-binding protein — translation MPAALSVLPQLAPPLLELERVEVVYDGIVVALRGVSLRVPPKSVVALLGPNGAGKSTTLKAASGVLAAERGEVRRGTVTFRGKPLRARSPSNLVREGLVQVLEGRHCFLHLTVEENLATGGFARRASRGELAAAIEHVYARFPRLREHRRRAAGHLSGGEQQMLAIGRALIANPVLLLLDEPSMGLAPKLVEEIFTIVRELHAKDGVSVLLAEQNAAAALAVADTAHVLENGRVIAGGPAADMRARADVQTLYLGTRRARKGVSA, via the coding sequence ATGCCGGCCGCGCTGTCCGTGCTGCCGCAGCTGGCGCCTCCGTTGCTCGAGCTCGAGCGGGTCGAGGTCGTCTACGACGGCATCGTCGTCGCGCTCCGTGGCGTTTCGTTGCGCGTCCCGCCAAAGAGCGTGGTGGCCTTGCTCGGTCCGAACGGCGCAGGCAAGAGCACCACGTTGAAGGCGGCTTCCGGCGTGCTCGCGGCGGAGCGCGGCGAAGTGCGCCGCGGCACGGTCACCTTCCGCGGCAAGCCGCTGAGGGCGCGCAGTCCATCGAACCTGGTGCGCGAAGGCCTGGTGCAGGTGCTCGAGGGCCGGCATTGCTTCCTGCACCTCACGGTGGAGGAAAATCTCGCCACGGGGGGCTTCGCGCGCCGCGCCTCCCGCGGCGAGCTCGCAGCCGCCATCGAGCACGTCTACGCGCGTTTTCCGCGCTTGCGCGAACACCGACGGCGCGCGGCGGGGCACCTCTCCGGTGGCGAGCAGCAGATGCTCGCCATCGGCCGCGCACTCATTGCGAACCCCGTGTTGCTGCTGCTCGACGAGCCGTCGATGGGGCTCGCGCCGAAGCTCGTGGAGGAGATTTTCACCATCGTGCGCGAGCTTCACGCGAAGGACGGTGTCAGCGTGCTCCTCGCCGAGCAGAACGCCGCGGCGGCCCTCGCCGTGGCCGACACCGCACACGTTCTGGAGAACGGGCGCGTCATTGCGGGTGGCCCTGCGGCCGACATGCGTGCCCGCGCCGATGTGCAGACGCTCTATCTCGGCACTCGCCGAGCGAGAAAGGGGGTAAGTGCGTGA
- a CDS encoding flavin reductase family protein has protein sequence MGEAISTAAFRESLAHFASGVTIVTMRGPDGPVGFTASAFTSVSLEPPLILVCVGRQASLHDRFLVHEHFGVSILAHEQAWVAAQFSQRKVDRFRDVPLSEGPIAGVPLIDGAIVHLECRCHERHPAGDHTIVLGKVLHAKVTNGKPLVHYKRAFGGFTAS, from the coding sequence ATGGGCGAAGCGATCTCGACCGCGGCATTTCGTGAAAGCCTCGCGCACTTTGCCAGCGGCGTGACCATCGTCACCATGCGTGGACCCGACGGTCCCGTCGGCTTCACGGCGTCGGCCTTCACCTCCGTGTCCCTCGAGCCGCCGCTCATCCTCGTGTGCGTGGGCCGGCAGGCAAGCTTGCACGATCGCTTCCTCGTGCACGAGCACTTCGGGGTGAGCATCCTCGCGCACGAGCAAGCATGGGTTGCCGCGCAGTTCTCCCAGCGCAAGGTCGATCGCTTCCGCGACGTGCCGCTCAGCGAGGGCCCCATCGCCGGTGTGCCGCTCATCGACGGCGCCATCGTTCACCTCGAGTGTCGCTGCCACGAGCGCCATCCCGCAGGCGATCACACCATCGTTCTCGGCAAGGTGCTTCACGCCAAGGTCACGAACGGCAAGCCGCTCGTCCACTACAAGCGTGCGTTCGGCGGCTTCACGGCCTCGTAG